The Saccharopolyspora gloriosae genome window below encodes:
- a CDS encoding DinB family protein, whose protein sequence is MAHHVPTCVGKPDRWIPKHGLDEKDMLRSWLRFGRDTIRAKVRGITADGAAYNPTRSSTSLGGIVKHLTTVEQHWFQEVLGGTTLPMPFGPENPDGDWVLGAGEDLPVLLERYDAACAASDAVIDELELTSTGAQTAGDYTLRWALCHVALDTARHAGQADIIREQWDGERGW, encoded by the coding sequence ATGGCGCATCACGTCCCGACCTGCGTGGGCAAACCGGATCGGTGGATCCCGAAGCACGGTCTCGACGAGAAGGACATGCTGCGGAGCTGGTTGCGGTTCGGGCGCGACACGATCCGGGCCAAGGTCCGCGGGATCACCGCCGACGGCGCCGCCTACAACCCCACCCGGTCCAGCACCTCGCTCGGCGGCATCGTCAAGCACCTCACGACCGTCGAGCAGCACTGGTTCCAGGAAGTTCTGGGGGGAACGACCCTGCCGATGCCGTTCGGCCCGGAGAACCCGGACGGCGACTGGGTTCTGGGCGCCGGCGAGGACTTGCCGGTGCTGCTGGAGCGCTACGACGCGGCCTGCGCGGCGAGCGACGCCGTCATCGACGAACTGGAGCTCACGAGCACCGGCGCGCAGACCGCGGGCGACTACACCCTGCGCTGGGCCCTGTGCCACGTCGCGCTCGACACCGCCCGCCACGCCGGCCAAGCCGACATCATCCGCGAGCAGTGGGACGGCGAACGCGGCTGGTAA
- a CDS encoding amino acid permease, with the protein MSDRRIGLAQGTALYVGAILGAGVLALPSLAAQIAGPASVLAWLALVALCVPVAATFTALGTRYPDGGGVATFVKQAFGPQASAAVGWWFYFALPIGATAVAYVGGQYVAHAFGAGDDVAYLVAAVIVLIGLTTNAIGLHVSGGVQLLLISVLALLMVVTVLAALPKADPGNLAPFLPNGWAAVGRAASVLFFTFAGWEAVTHLSGDFADPKRDLPKVTAWTLVVVGVLYVGLALTCVLVLGPRLAASSVPITLLLEEGLGSGAAMLTGVLAFLLTTGVMNAYLAGGARLGAALARDGALPLPLARGGAAGETPRRSLAVLGGVTVVVATGALAAGMDLGNLMLAASACFMAVYVAGLAAGAKLLPTGSAVWIGSLVACAVMAVVLVFSGWFLLLPVALALGSLAFRRYAKPKTPVAA; encoded by the coding sequence GTGAGCGATCGACGAATCGGGCTCGCGCAAGGAACCGCGCTCTACGTGGGCGCCATCCTCGGCGCGGGCGTGCTCGCCCTCCCGTCCCTGGCGGCGCAGATCGCCGGTCCGGCGTCGGTGCTCGCGTGGCTGGCGCTGGTGGCGCTGTGCGTGCCGGTGGCGGCGACCTTCACCGCGCTCGGCACCCGGTACCCGGACGGTGGCGGCGTCGCCACCTTCGTCAAGCAGGCCTTCGGGCCGCAGGCCAGCGCGGCGGTGGGGTGGTGGTTCTACTTCGCGCTGCCCATCGGAGCCACCGCCGTCGCCTACGTCGGCGGCCAGTACGTCGCGCACGCCTTCGGCGCGGGCGACGACGTGGCCTACCTGGTCGCGGCCGTGATCGTGCTGATCGGGCTGACGACCAACGCGATCGGCCTGCACGTCTCGGGCGGGGTGCAGCTGCTGCTGATCAGCGTGCTGGCCCTGCTGATGGTCGTGACCGTGCTCGCCGCGCTGCCGAAGGCCGACCCCGGCAACCTCGCGCCGTTCCTGCCGAACGGGTGGGCGGCGGTGGGACGCGCGGCCAGCGTCCTGTTCTTCACCTTCGCCGGATGGGAGGCGGTCACGCACCTCTCCGGCGACTTCGCCGACCCGAAGCGGGACCTGCCGAAGGTCACCGCCTGGACGCTGGTGGTCGTCGGCGTCCTCTACGTCGGGCTCGCGCTGACCTGCGTGCTCGTGCTCGGACCGCGGCTGGCGGCCTCGTCGGTGCCGATCACCCTGCTGCTGGAGGAAGGGCTCGGCTCCGGGGCGGCGATGCTGACCGGCGTGCTGGCGTTCCTGCTGACCACCGGGGTGATGAACGCCTACCTCGCCGGCGGGGCCCGGCTCGGTGCCGCGCTCGCGCGCGACGGTGCGCTGCCGCTGCCGCTGGCCCGCGGTGGCGCGGCGGGGGAGACCCCGCGCCGCAGCCTCGCGGTGCTCGGTGGCGTCACGGTCGTCGTGGCCACCGGGGCGCTGGCGGCCGGGATGGACCTGGGGAACCTGATGCTCGCCGCGTCGGCGTGCTTCATGGCCGTGTACGTCGCGGGGCTCGCCGCCGGTGCGAAGCTGCTGCCCACCGGCTCGGCGGTCTGGATCGGTTCGCTGGTGGCGTGCGCGGTCATGGCCGTGGTGCTGGTGTTCTCCGGGTGGTTCCTGCTGCTGCCGGTCGCGCTGGCACTGGGCTCGCTGGCGTTCCGCCGCTACGCGAAGCCGAAGACGCCCGTCGCGGCCTGA
- a CDS encoding Lrp/AsnC family transcriptional regulator: MDSIDLALLADLQRDGRTSHAELARRVGLSAPAVAERLRRLERTGVITGYAVRLDPAKLGFGIVAFIRLAAFGVGYRDEAVQDLLRLPEVMETHHVVGEDCWIFKVAVPDVGRLESVLSKMTEVGRTTTSIVLSSPVTDNTLPLTPES; this comes from the coding sequence ATGGACTCGATCGACCTCGCGTTGCTCGCCGACCTCCAGCGGGACGGCAGGACTTCCCACGCCGAGCTGGCGCGCCGCGTCGGGCTCAGCGCGCCCGCGGTCGCCGAGCGGCTGCGCCGCTTGGAGCGGACCGGGGTGATCACCGGCTACGCGGTGCGCCTCGACCCGGCGAAGCTCGGCTTCGGCATCGTGGCGTTCATCCGCCTCGCCGCGTTCGGCGTCGGCTACCGGGACGAGGCGGTGCAGGACCTGCTGCGCCTGCCCGAGGTCATGGAGACGCACCACGTCGTGGGCGAGGACTGCTGGATCTTCAAGGTCGCCGTCCCCGACGTCGGCAGGCTCGAATCGGTCCTGTCCAAGATGACCGAGGTCGGCCGCACGACGACCTCCATCGTCCTGTCCTCCCCGGTCACCGACAACACCCTCCCGTTGACCCCGGAATCCTGA
- a CDS encoding helix-turn-helix transcriptional regulator: MGIGLQESVGDVEGPKIVVHTNDRLAGAGIVATLRQLPEASIDVTANESDLLRALENAHIDLVVVYFDSLLEDPGPALLRNRMRHSQATPVLAVLSSGLDDVLRALEMGVRGLVTKYDEPAVLVNTARALLNGECSLAPTITTHVVQMINETGRLSEPADQVVFDVLTNREQEIAQMLAMGMTTKEIATRTFITRATVKTHISNVLSKLNFDERSQIVAMVYRTGWLNKRLFTESAE, from the coding sequence TTGGGGATCGGTCTGCAGGAGTCGGTGGGCGACGTCGAGGGGCCGAAGATCGTGGTCCACACCAACGACCGGCTCGCGGGAGCGGGGATCGTCGCCACCCTGCGCCAGCTGCCCGAAGCGAGCATCGACGTCACGGCCAACGAGTCCGACCTGTTGCGGGCGCTGGAGAACGCGCACATCGACCTCGTCGTGGTCTACTTCGACTCGCTGCTCGAAGACCCGGGACCGGCGCTGCTGCGCAACCGGATGCGGCACTCGCAGGCGACACCCGTGCTCGCGGTGCTCTCCAGCGGCTTGGACGACGTCCTGCGCGCGCTCGAAATGGGGGTGCGCGGGCTGGTGACGAAGTACGACGAGCCCGCGGTGCTGGTCAACACCGCGCGGGCGCTGCTCAACGGCGAATGCAGCCTGGCGCCCACCATCACCACCCACGTCGTGCAGATGATCAATGAGACCGGTCGGCTGTCCGAACCGGCGGACCAGGTGGTCTTCGACGTGCTCACCAACCGGGAGCAGGAGATCGCGCAGATGCTCGCGATGGGCATGACCACCAAGGAGATCGCCACTCGCACCTTCATCACCAGGGCCACCGTGAAAACGCACATCTCCAACGTGCTCAGCAAGCTCAACTTCGACGAGCGGTCCCAGATCGTGGCGATGGTGTACCGCACGGGCTGGCTAAACAAGAGACTCTTCACGGAATCGGCGGAGTGA
- a CDS encoding flavodoxin family protein, with amino-acid sequence MRTVIVCVSVSHGNTRRVADEMARVLDARVVAPEQADPAELAAADLVGFGSGVFRGKMHPRLTGFVEELPGRRGSAFVFATSGFPEMPLLPFSRPLTRLLEGKGFAVDGTFSCRAFDTWAPFKPIGGLRKRRPNDADLAAARAFAAKVRAGRA; translated from the coding sequence ATGAGGACCGTCATCGTGTGCGTCTCGGTGTCGCACGGCAACACGCGTCGCGTCGCCGACGAAATGGCCCGGGTGCTGGACGCGCGGGTCGTGGCACCCGAGCAGGCCGACCCGGCGGAGCTCGCCGCGGCGGACCTGGTGGGATTCGGTTCGGGCGTCTTCCGCGGCAAGATGCACCCCCGCCTGACCGGCTTCGTCGAGGAGCTGCCCGGACGGCGGGGCAGCGCCTTCGTCTTCGCCACCAGCGGCTTCCCCGAGATGCCGCTGCTGCCGTTCTCCCGGCCGCTGACCCGGCTGCTCGAAGGCAAGGGCTTCGCGGTGGACGGCACCTTCTCGTGCCGCGCGTTCGACACCTGGGCACCGTTCAAGCCGATCGGCGGGCTCCGCAAGCGCCGCCCGAACGACGCGGACCTGGCCGCCGCGCGCGCGTTCGCCGCGAAGGTGCGCGCGGGGCGCGCGTAG
- a CDS encoding thymidine kinase: MAKLYFRYGAMNSGKSTALIQVAHNYRERGQHVLVVKPTVDTKSPQVVSRLMVSREVDLVLDEEAALRDAVLAAGAPDCLLVDEAQFLTGAQVEDLFRLAVQDGIPVIAYGLRNDFRTRGFPGSLRLMELAHSIEELKTICRCGRKATLNARTVGGAFTREGSQVAIDGEVGYESMCGTCYLLKIGTLG, translated from the coding sequence GTGGCGAAGCTCTACTTCCGGTACGGAGCGATGAACTCCGGCAAGTCGACGGCGCTGATCCAAGTGGCGCACAACTACAGGGAACGCGGACAGCACGTCCTCGTGGTGAAACCGACGGTCGACACCAAGAGCCCGCAGGTGGTGTCGCGGCTCATGGTGAGCAGGGAGGTCGACCTCGTCCTGGACGAGGAGGCCGCCCTGCGCGATGCCGTGCTGGCCGCGGGCGCACCGGACTGCCTGCTCGTCGACGAGGCGCAGTTCCTCACCGGAGCCCAGGTCGAGGACCTGTTCCGGCTCGCCGTGCAGGACGGAATCCCGGTGATCGCCTACGGGTTGCGCAACGACTTCCGCACCCGCGGGTTCCCCGGCAGCCTCCGGTTGATGGAACTGGCGCATTCCATCGAGGAGCTCAAGACGATCTGCCGCTGCGGGCGCAAGGCGACGCTGAACGCGCGCACCGTCGGGGGCGCCTTCACGCGGGAGGGCAGCCAGGTCGCCATCGACGGCGAGGTCGGCTACGAATCCATGTGCGGAACCTGCTACCTGCTGAAGATCGGCACCCTGGGGTAG
- a CDS encoding nuclear transport factor 2 family protein, producing MDIAALEEIKRLKHRYLRCVDLKQWDELADTLTVDATAEYGTAVQGGPLRRAGRDAIVGFLRETLTPGIITAHSAQQPEIHLDGDTATGTWCFTDTVIATEHDHTMIQGAAFYEDRYARGGDGAWRIRHTGFTRTYEYVVALGELPGFRMTADRWRER from the coding sequence ATGGACATCGCGGCTCTCGAAGAGATCAAACGGCTCAAGCACCGCTACCTCCGCTGCGTCGACCTCAAGCAGTGGGACGAGCTCGCGGACACGCTGACGGTCGACGCCACCGCCGAGTACGGCACGGCCGTCCAGGGCGGCCCCCTGCGGCGGGCCGGGCGCGACGCGATCGTCGGCTTCCTGCGCGAGACGCTCACGCCGGGCATCATCACGGCGCATTCGGCGCAACAGCCCGAGATCCACCTCGACGGCGACACCGCCACCGGCACCTGGTGCTTCACCGACACCGTGATCGCGACCGAGCACGACCACACCATGATCCAGGGCGCCGCCTTCTACGAGGACCGGTACGCGCGCGGCGGCGACGGCGCCTGGCGCATCCGGCACACCGGGTTCACCCGGACCTACGAGTACGTGGTCGCACTCGGCGAGCTGCCGGGCTTCCGGATGACCGCCGACCGCTGGCGCGAGCGTTGA
- a CDS encoding SDR family oxidoreductase → MTLLRDKVVLVSGIGPGLGRALAVRCAAAGADVVLAARTRHRLDAVAEEVTALGRRAVTAAVDITDEDAPRRLAQAAAEEFGRLDVLINNAFAIPPRTELLDTDLDAVRAGFETGAFAALRLTRECAPLLVERQGSVVMINSAVLRHSRRTFGAYKMAKTSLLSMAQTLSTELGPRGVRVNTVAPGYIWAGSLQWYFAQLAKERGVDPRQVYDETAATTDLRKLPEPDEIADAVLFLASPMARAITGQCLDVNGGEYHH, encoded by the coding sequence ATGACGTTGTTGCGGGACAAGGTGGTTCTGGTGTCCGGGATCGGCCCCGGGCTCGGCAGGGCGCTCGCGGTGCGGTGCGCGGCGGCCGGTGCGGACGTGGTGCTCGCCGCCCGCACGCGGCACCGGCTCGACGCGGTCGCCGAGGAGGTAACCGCGCTGGGCAGGCGAGCGGTCACGGCCGCGGTCGACATCACCGACGAGGACGCGCCACGACGGCTCGCCCAGGCCGCGGCGGAGGAGTTCGGGCGGCTGGACGTCCTGATCAACAACGCGTTCGCGATCCCCCCGCGGACCGAGCTGCTCGACACCGACCTCGACGCGGTGCGCGCCGGGTTCGAGACCGGGGCGTTCGCCGCGCTGCGGCTTACGCGCGAGTGCGCGCCGCTGCTCGTGGAGCGGCAGGGCTCGGTCGTAATGATCAATTCGGCGGTGCTGCGGCATTCCCGGCGCACCTTCGGCGCGTACAAGATGGCGAAGACGAGCCTGCTGTCGATGGCGCAGACCCTGTCGACCGAGCTGGGCCCGCGCGGCGTGCGCGTCAACACGGTCGCGCCCGGCTACATCTGGGCGGGCTCGCTGCAGTGGTACTTCGCCCAACTGGCGAAGGAACGCGGCGTGGACCCGCGGCAGGTCTACGACGAGACGGCGGCGACCACCGACCTGCGCAAGCTGCCCGAGCCGGACGAGATCGCCGATGCCGTGCTCTTCCTCGCCTCCCCCATGGCACGCGCCATCACCGGCCAGTGCCTCGACGTCAACGGCGGCGAGTACCACCACTGA
- a CDS encoding sulfotransferase family protein, which translates to MSVGTVADLHASATRRTGLDDFGPDDYTDGLAALLESYEREAGLTPLGEKVHRSFLRGALVARSLSESAWRTHPEHADVPVARPIFVTGLPRTGTTALHRLLTADPAHQGLEVWLTEAPQPRPPRETWPDDPVFQHIQAGYRQYHVRHPEFLGVHAMSADEVEECWQLLRQSMRSISYECLAHVPSYSRWLAGQDWTAAYRRHRRNLQLIGLPDPHRRWVLKNPSHLFALDALLEVYPDALIVQTHRAPEVAIASVCSLNAQASADWSETFRGGTVGRDQLELWSRGLAAFTAERAKHDQARFYDVHYEDFVADPLGTVAALYDHFGLELGDEADAAMRRLHTESTTGARKPSHRYHLADFDLSEADVRSRFPASG; encoded by the coding sequence ATGAGTGTGGGCACCGTGGCCGACCTGCACGCCTCCGCGACGCGGCGCACCGGGCTGGACGACTTCGGCCCCGACGACTACACCGACGGGCTCGCCGCGCTGCTGGAGTCCTACGAGCGCGAGGCGGGCCTGACACCGCTGGGCGAGAAGGTGCACCGGTCGTTCCTGCGGGGAGCGCTGGTCGCCCGGTCGCTCAGCGAATCCGCGTGGCGGACGCACCCCGAGCACGCCGACGTGCCCGTCGCCCGGCCGATCTTCGTCACCGGCCTGCCCCGCACCGGCACGACCGCGCTGCACCGGCTGCTCACCGCCGACCCCGCGCACCAGGGATTGGAGGTGTGGCTGACGGAGGCACCGCAGCCGAGGCCGCCCCGCGAGACGTGGCCGGACGACCCGGTGTTCCAGCACATCCAAGCCGGGTACCGGCAATACCACGTGCGCCACCCCGAATTCCTCGGTGTGCACGCGATGTCCGCCGACGAGGTCGAGGAGTGCTGGCAGCTGCTGCGGCAGTCGATGCGCTCGATCTCCTACGAATGCCTCGCGCACGTCCCGTCGTACTCGCGGTGGCTGGCCGGGCAGGACTGGACGGCGGCCTACCGCAGGCACCGGCGCAACCTCCAGCTGATCGGCCTGCCCGATCCGCACCGCCGCTGGGTGCTGAAGAACCCGAGCCACCTGTTCGCCCTGGACGCCCTGCTGGAGGTCTACCCGGACGCGCTGATCGTGCAGACCCACCGCGCGCCCGAAGTCGCGATCGCCTCCGTGTGCAGCCTCAACGCGCAGGCCAGCGCGGACTGGTCGGAGACGTTCCGGGGCGGCACCGTCGGTCGCGACCAGCTGGAGCTGTGGTCCCGCGGTTTGGCCGCGTTCACCGCCGAGCGGGCGAAGCACGACCAGGCGCGGTTCTACGACGTGCACTACGAGGACTTCGTGGCCGACCCGCTGGGCACGGTGGCCGCGCTCTACGACCACTTCGGGTTGGAACTCGGCGACGAGGCCGACGCGGCGATGCGGCGCCTGCACACCGAAAGCACCACCGGAGCCCGAAAACCCTCGCACCGCTACCACCTCGCCGACTTCGACCTGTCCGAAGCGGACGTCAGGTCTCGGTTCCCCGCATCGGGTTGA
- a CDS encoding 1-aminocyclopropane-1-carboxylate deaminase: MSLADFPRYPLLFGPSPVHPLDRLTAHLGGARIWAKREDCNSGLAYGGNKTRKLEYIVPDVLASGADTLVSIGGYQSNHTRQVAAVAAKLGLGARLVQEKWVDWPDSVNDKVGNILLSRIMGADVRLDPAGFDIGIRESWEEAMEEVRASGGTPYGIPAGASEHELGGLGFANWADEVAQQEEQLGVFFDTIVVCTVTGSTHAGMIAGFAGQERPRRVIGIDASATLDKTREQVARIARATAELIGLGRELREDEITVLAGWAGELYGVPVQSTIDAIRLCGRLEGMIIDPVYEGKSMAGLIDLVRDGEIEQSSNVLYAHLGGQPALNAYAGAFG; encoded by the coding sequence ATGTCGCTCGCCGACTTCCCCCGCTACCCGCTGCTGTTCGGCCCCAGTCCGGTGCACCCGCTCGATCGGCTCACCGCCCACCTCGGCGGGGCGCGGATCTGGGCCAAGCGCGAGGACTGCAACTCCGGCCTCGCCTACGGCGGCAACAAGACCCGCAAGCTGGAGTACATCGTGCCGGACGTGCTCGCCTCCGGCGCCGACACGCTGGTCTCCATCGGCGGCTACCAGTCCAACCACACCCGCCAGGTCGCGGCCGTCGCGGCGAAGCTGGGGCTCGGCGCGCGGCTGGTCCAGGAGAAGTGGGTGGACTGGCCGGACTCGGTCAACGACAAGGTCGGCAACATCCTGCTCTCCCGGATCATGGGCGCCGACGTGCGGCTGGACCCGGCCGGGTTCGACATCGGCATCCGCGAGTCCTGGGAGGAGGCGATGGAGGAGGTCCGGGCGTCCGGGGGAACGCCCTACGGCATCCCGGCCGGGGCGTCCGAGCACGAGCTCGGCGGGCTCGGCTTCGCGAACTGGGCCGACGAGGTCGCCCAGCAGGAGGAGCAGCTGGGCGTCTTCTTCGACACCATCGTCGTCTGCACCGTCACCGGCTCCACGCACGCCGGGATGATCGCCGGGTTCGCCGGGCAGGAACGCCCGCGGCGGGTCATCGGCATCGACGCTTCCGCCACGCTGGACAAGACGCGCGAGCAGGTCGCGCGGATCGCCCGCGCCACGGCCGAGCTGATCGGACTGGGCCGGGAGCTCCGCGAGGACGAGATCACCGTGCTCGCGGGCTGGGCGGGCGAGCTCTACGGCGTGCCGGTGCAGTCGACGATCGACGCGATCCGGCTCTGCGGCAGGCTGGAAGGAATGATCATCGACCCGGTGTACGAGGGGAAGTCGATGGCGGGGCTGATCGACCTGGTCCGCGACGGCGAGATCGAGCAGAGCTCGAACGTGCTCTACGCCCACCTCGGCGGGCAGCCCGCGCTCAACGCGTACGCGGGCGCCTTCGGCTGA
- a CDS encoding MFS transporter, translating into MRTSGSGTEERLPREIWILVTGSFIVAIGMGIVSPALPAFATSFDVGVTAASFIVSAFAFMRLAFAPASGRLVAWFGERPIYVWGVSIVGVSSAACAFADSYWQLLVFRALGGTGSTMFTVSVVALLVRLSPPKQRGRASGLWATSFLLGNVSGPIIGSLLVAYSLRLPFLIYGAALFLAAFVGWLLLRNSTLAAPVKDDVPAMTVREALGSRIYRAAMLSNFSTGWAVFGVRIALIPLFVVEALHSTQAMAGVALSVFAVGNAAVIMLSGRISDRHGRKPMALLGLAVSVVGTAALGFSGSVAVFLVASLVAGVGAGLLNPAQNAAVADLLGSKGKGGPVLAAFQMSADVGAIVGPLVTGMIADAVSYEVAFGVTALTAVLALGAWLAAPETQGGPPASESVHPDTDIDPERAAK; encoded by the coding sequence ATGCGGACAAGCGGGTCCGGCACCGAGGAGCGGTTGCCGCGCGAGATCTGGATCCTGGTCACGGGCAGCTTCATCGTCGCGATCGGGATGGGCATCGTCTCCCCCGCGCTGCCGGCGTTCGCGACCTCGTTCGACGTGGGGGTGACCGCGGCGTCGTTCATCGTGAGCGCGTTCGCCTTCATGCGGCTGGCCTTCGCTCCCGCGAGCGGTCGGCTCGTGGCGTGGTTCGGCGAGCGCCCGATCTACGTGTGGGGCGTGTCGATCGTCGGCGTGAGCAGCGCGGCCTGCGCCTTCGCCGACTCGTACTGGCAACTGCTGGTGTTCCGGGCGCTCGGCGGCACCGGTTCGACGATGTTCACCGTGTCCGTGGTGGCGCTGCTGGTGCGGCTGTCGCCGCCGAAGCAGCGCGGGCGGGCCTCCGGGCTGTGGGCGACGAGCTTCCTGCTGGGCAACGTCTCCGGCCCGATCATCGGCAGCCTGCTGGTCGCCTACTCGCTGCGGCTGCCGTTCCTCATCTACGGTGCCGCGCTGTTCCTCGCCGCGTTCGTCGGCTGGCTGCTGCTGCGGAACTCGACGCTGGCCGCGCCGGTGAAGGACGACGTCCCGGCGATGACGGTCCGCGAGGCGCTGGGGTCGCGGATCTACCGCGCGGCGATGCTGTCGAACTTCAGCACCGGCTGGGCCGTGTTCGGCGTGCGCATCGCGCTGATCCCGCTGTTCGTGGTGGAGGCGCTGCACTCCACGCAAGCGATGGCCGGGGTGGCGCTGTCGGTGTTCGCCGTCGGCAACGCGGCGGTGATCATGCTGTCCGGGCGGATCTCCGACCGCCACGGCCGCAAGCCGATGGCGCTGCTCGGCCTCGCCGTCTCGGTGGTCGGCACCGCGGCACTGGGGTTCAGCGGTTCCGTCGCGGTCTTCCTGGTGGCGTCGCTGGTCGCCGGGGTCGGCGCGGGACTGCTCAACCCGGCGCAGAACGCGGCCGTCGCCGATCTGCTCGGCAGCAAGGGCAAGGGCGGTCCGGTGCTGGCCGCGTTCCAGATGTCCGCCGACGTCGGAGCGATCGTGGGGCCGCTGGTCACGGGCATGATCGCCGACGCCGTCTCGTACGAGGTGGCCTTCGGGGTGACGGCGCTGACCGCCGTGCTCGCCCTGGGCGCGTGGCTCGCGGCTCCGGAGACCCAGGGCGGCCCTCCCGCGTCGGAGTCGGTCCACCCGGACACCGACATCGACCCGGAACGAGCCGCGAAGTAG
- a CDS encoding alpha/beta hydrolase fold domain-containing protein, with the protein MVSWQSALTIGKYRLTRRKRTFADPVLLRRSAESHESEHAQLPPSFRDRFEVTEHDVRGHCCYTLRPPRTRNPQHVLYLHGGAYVHQIEAAHWDFLDRLIARTGAAVSVPLYPLAPTYDHTATLPMVWSSFQRTAARAAPADQVVMGDSAGGALSLFLAQRQAAFGRPQPGRLVLISPWLDIAVSHPDVPALDRQDPYLGIAGLREAGRLYAGDLDPHDPRVSPLYGQLGGLGPMRVLSGTRDVLLSDARRLNALARARGAAVDYEEYEGMFHGWILQRLPEARTALDRTADFLRTGAVAGASG; encoded by the coding sequence ATGGTGAGCTGGCAGAGCGCGCTGACGATCGGCAAGTACCGGTTGACCCGGCGCAAGCGCACGTTCGCCGATCCGGTGCTGCTGCGGCGCAGCGCCGAGAGCCACGAGTCCGAGCACGCCCAGCTGCCGCCGTCCTTCCGGGACCGGTTCGAGGTCACCGAGCACGACGTGCGGGGGCACTGCTGCTACACGCTCCGGCCGCCGCGCACGCGGAACCCGCAGCACGTCCTGTACCTGCACGGCGGCGCGTACGTGCACCAGATCGAAGCCGCGCACTGGGACTTCCTCGACCGTCTCATCGCTCGCACCGGCGCGGCGGTGTCGGTCCCGCTGTACCCGCTGGCGCCGACCTACGACCACACCGCGACGTTGCCGATGGTGTGGTCGTCGTTCCAGCGCACCGCGGCGAGAGCGGCACCGGCGGACCAGGTCGTGATGGGTGATTCCGCCGGGGGCGCGCTGAGCCTGTTCCTCGCGCAGCGCCAGGCGGCCTTCGGACGGCCGCAACCGGGACGTCTGGTGCTGATCTCGCCGTGGCTGGACATCGCGGTGAGCCATCCCGACGTCCCCGCGCTGGACCGGCAGGACCCGTACCTGGGCATCGCCGGGTTGCGGGAGGCCGGTCGCCTGTACGCGGGCGATCTCGATCCGCATGATCCGAGGGTGAGCCCGCTGTACGGGCAACTCGGTGGCCTCGGCCCGATGCGGGTGCTCAGCGGCACGCGCGACGTGCTGCTCTCCGACGCGCGACGGCTCAACGCCCTCGCCCGCGCCCGCGGGGCCGCGGTCGACTACGAGGAGTACGAGGGCATGTTCCACGGCTGGATCCTGCAGCGGCTCCCCGAAGCGCGAACCGCCCTGGACCGCACCGCGGACTTCCTCCGCACCGGCGCCGTCGCGGGTGCCTCCGGCTGA